In Rhizobium indicum, the following proteins share a genomic window:
- a CDS encoding NAD(P)/FAD-dependent oxidoreductase: MNKPLPELQPLPDAERRHVAVVGAGLVGLCSALWLQRMGHRITIVDPAPPLGDTSYRQACSYGNACTFAPHGVVPVATSGVIWRVPGMLLNPLGPLAIVWRYLPQLVPWLRAFLASSTKAEVERIAGTLAVLLSHADAAWQPLVTQAGAERLKRHDGCLYLYKSEAQFRAADAENGLRERHGVAMDRLDRADIQGMEPNLAPLYHKGVLFRDAYVFSSPRQLAFALAQAVISGGGEIVRGEVSAIEPCDNGICLRIADKQILTDHALVAAGAHSRKLTASTGDRVLLDTERGYHVLFPQAGHLLSRPVCYPEHGFYMVPMADGLRAAGTVELGGLAAPLNPKRTAMIRDGVKMLLPAAGQGSDEWLGFRPSMPDSLPVIGRSRHLPRVTYAFGHGHLGLTLSALTGYLVSQLVAGQTPAVDLTPLRPDRF; this comes from the coding sequence ATGAACAAGCCGTTGCCGGAGCTTCAGCCCTTGCCCGACGCCGAGCGTCGGCATGTGGCCGTTGTCGGTGCAGGACTGGTCGGCCTCTGTTCGGCCCTCTGGCTGCAAAGAATGGGGCATCGGATCACGATTGTCGATCCGGCGCCGCCCTTGGGCGATACATCCTACAGGCAGGCCTGTTCCTATGGGAACGCCTGCACCTTTGCCCCGCACGGCGTCGTTCCCGTCGCGACGTCAGGCGTCATCTGGCGAGTGCCTGGCATGCTACTCAATCCCCTCGGTCCGCTGGCGATCGTCTGGAGATACCTGCCGCAACTGGTCCCGTGGCTGCGCGCCTTCCTGGCATCGAGCACGAAAGCCGAGGTCGAGCGGATCGCCGGCACCCTGGCGGTGCTGCTTTCCCACGCCGATGCTGCCTGGCAACCGCTTGTGACGCAGGCAGGCGCCGAACGGCTGAAGCGGCATGACGGCTGCCTGTATCTCTACAAGAGCGAAGCGCAATTCCGGGCGGCTGACGCCGAGAACGGGCTGCGTGAACGCCATGGCGTCGCCATGGACCGGCTGGACCGAGCCGATATCCAGGGTATGGAGCCCAATCTTGCGCCGCTGTACCACAAGGGCGTGCTGTTCCGTGACGCCTATGTGTTTTCCAGCCCCAGGCAACTCGCTTTCGCGCTCGCCCAGGCTGTTATAAGCGGCGGCGGGGAGATCGTCCGCGGCGAGGTCTCGGCCATTGAGCCGTGTGACAATGGCATCTGCCTGCGGATCGCGGACAAGCAAATCCTGACGGACCACGCCCTCGTGGCCGCCGGCGCCCATTCGCGCAAGCTGACCGCATCGACAGGCGATCGTGTCCTGCTCGACACCGAGCGCGGTTATCACGTCTTGTTCCCGCAAGCGGGCCATCTGCTGTCGCGCCCGGTCTGCTATCCCGAACACGGCTTCTACATGGTGCCGATGGCAGATGGATTGCGCGCGGCCGGAACCGTCGAACTCGGCGGGCTTGCCGCTCCGTTGAACCCCAAACGGACCGCGATGATCCGTGACGGCGTGAAAATGCTCCTGCCGGCGGCCGGACAGGGCAGCGACGAGTGGTTGGGTTTTCGCCCGTCCATGCCGGATTCACTTCCGGTGATCGGCAGATCCCGGCACTTGCCCCGCGTCACCTACGCCTTCGGCCACGGCCATCTCGGCCTGACGCTGTCGGCTCTGACCGGCTATCTCGTTTCCCAGCTGGTCGCGGGACAGACCCCGGCTGTCGATCTGACGCCCCTGCGTCCCGACCGGTTCTAA
- a CDS encoding AbrB/MazE/SpoVT family DNA-binding domain-containing protein → MASLAVTMKGQITLRRDLLTHLGVKPGERIEFDKLPGGELRVKAARPTGTIDDFIGRHAGKTKKPLTIEEMNEIAASGWAGEE, encoded by the coding sequence ATGGCTTCCCTTGCCGTCACAATGAAAGGGCAAATCACGCTGAGACGGGACTTGCTGACGCACCTTGGGGTCAAACCGGGGGAGCGGATCGAATTCGACAAGCTGCCTGGGGGCGAGCTGCGGGTAAAGGCCGCTCGTCCAACGGGGACAATCGACGATTTTATTGGTCGGCATGCTGGCAAGACGAAAAAGCCGTTGACCATCGAAGAGATGAACGAAATCGCGGCTTCGGGCTGGGCCGGAGAGGAGTGA
- a CDS encoding type II toxin-antitoxin system VapC family toxin, protein MKVSVDTNILVRAVLQDDAEQGRAAAKLLKEASLIAVSLSSLCELVWILRRGARLSKEDVSQTIHDLLNAGNVAMNRPAVEAGLAMLEAGGDFADGVIAHEGAWLGGESFVSFDKQAVELVIRQGQPARLLA, encoded by the coding sequence GTGAAAGTCTCAGTCGATACCAACATTCTTGTTCGGGCAGTCCTGCAGGATGATGCTGAGCAGGGGAGGGCAGCGGCAAAACTTCTCAAGGAAGCATCGCTGATCGCGGTTTCCCTGTCGAGCTTGTGTGAACTGGTCTGGATACTGCGTCGAGGAGCCAGGCTATCAAAGGAAGATGTTTCACAGACGATCCACGATCTACTCAACGCGGGCAATGTGGCAATGAACCGCCCTGCGGTCGAAGCAGGACTGGCCATGCTGGAGGCGGGTGGCGATTTCGCGGATGGTGTGATTGCCCATGAAGGAGCATGGCTTGGCGGCGAGAGCTTCGTGTCTTTCGACAAGCAGGCGGTCGAACTGGTAATTCGCCAAGGCCAACCCGCGCGTCTTCTCGCCTGA
- a CDS encoding ABC transporter ATP-binding protein: MAELTLKQVRKSFGALEVIKGIDLEVASGEFVVFVGPSGCGKSTLLRIIAGLEETTSGALTIGGKDVTYAEPSERGIAMVFQSYALYPHMTVAENIGFGLSLARRPKAEIAAKVAATAETLQLTQLLERKPKALSGGQRQRVAIGRAIIRDPKVFLFDEPLSNLDASLRAQMRLEIADLHARLKSTMIYVTHDQVEAMTMADKIVVLKGGAVEQIGSPMELYRNPATPFVAGFIGSPKMNLYGGEIARRLNCTTYGIRPEHIRLSESAGQWQGRIRHLERLGADAILYLDVPELGEMVVRAEGETPFAPGMTVWANPVEGAEHRF, encoded by the coding sequence ATGGCTGAGCTCACTCTCAAACAGGTTCGCAAGAGCTTTGGCGCCCTCGAAGTCATCAAGGGGATCGATCTGGAGGTTGCCTCCGGCGAGTTCGTCGTTTTCGTCGGCCCGTCTGGATGCGGAAAGTCGACGCTGCTGCGGATCATCGCCGGCCTGGAGGAAACGACGTCAGGCGCGCTGACCATCGGCGGCAAGGACGTGACCTATGCCGAACCCTCGGAGCGCGGCATTGCCATGGTATTCCAGAGCTACGCGCTTTACCCACACATGACCGTGGCAGAGAATATCGGCTTCGGCCTTTCACTCGCCCGCCGCCCAAAGGCGGAAATCGCCGCCAAGGTTGCGGCGACGGCTGAAACCCTGCAGCTCACCCAGTTGCTGGAGAGAAAGCCGAAGGCACTCTCCGGCGGCCAGAGGCAGCGCGTCGCCATCGGCCGCGCGATCATCCGCGATCCCAAGGTCTTCCTGTTCGACGAGCCACTATCCAATCTGGACGCTTCGCTCAGAGCCCAGATGCGCCTTGAGATCGCCGATCTGCACGCCCGCCTGAAATCGACGATGATCTATGTCACCCACGACCAAGTCGAAGCCATGACGATGGCGGATAAGATCGTTGTCCTGAAGGGCGGCGCGGTCGAACAGATCGGCAGTCCAATGGAACTCTACCGCAATCCCGCGACACCATTCGTCGCCGGCTTCATCGGCAGCCCGAAGATGAACCTCTATGGCGGCGAGATAGCGCGGCGATTGAACTGCACGACCTATGGCATCCGCCCTGAGCATATCAGGCTTTCGGAAAGTGCCGGGCAATGGCAGGGCAGGATTCGGCATCTCGAGCGGCTTGGCGCTGACGCGATCCTCTACCTCGACGTTCCCGAACTCGGCGAGATGGTGGTGCGCGCCGAAGGCGAGACGCCGTTTGCGCCTGGAATGACGGTCTGGGCAAATCCGGTCGAAGGAGCGGAACATCGGTTCTGA
- a CDS encoding carbohydrate ABC transporter permease, translating into MRSVRPYVTGAIALAVAAVIFVMPFVFVALQAVKSKSEASRLDFELPEYWLFWDNLIAVFKARDYQLALAYFNSTLITVASVTILILLSAMVGYVMQRRKTVWNKVASIALFMGLMMPPAVVPTIGLLQEIGLFKTMTGMILIQVAYNLSFSTLLYRSFISTIPRDLDEAALIDGAKPRQIFFRVILPLLKPVTVTNIVVQSIAIFNDFTNPLYYLPGKENVTVQLTLYNFQSMYTSQYNLLFMNILLVTIPPLIVFIFFNRQIVAGMTAGAVKG; encoded by the coding sequence ATGAGGAGCGTCCGCCCTTACGTGACCGGCGCGATAGCCCTTGCGGTGGCGGCCGTCATCTTCGTCATGCCCTTCGTTTTCGTCGCTCTCCAGGCGGTCAAATCGAAATCCGAAGCCTCTCGCCTCGATTTCGAATTGCCCGAGTATTGGCTGTTCTGGGATAATCTGATCGCCGTCTTCAAGGCGCGCGACTACCAGCTCGCACTCGCCTATTTCAACTCCACGCTGATCACCGTGGCCTCCGTCACGATCCTGATCCTGCTGTCGGCGATGGTCGGATATGTGATGCAGCGTCGCAAGACCGTCTGGAACAAGGTGGCCTCCATTGCCCTGTTCATGGGTCTGATGATGCCGCCAGCCGTCGTGCCCACCATCGGCCTCTTGCAGGAGATCGGTCTCTTCAAGACCATGACCGGGATGATCCTGATCCAGGTCGCCTATAATCTCTCTTTCTCGACATTGCTCTACCGGTCGTTCATTTCGACCATACCACGCGACCTCGACGAGGCGGCGCTGATCGACGGCGCCAAGCCGCGGCAGATTTTCTTCAGGGTGATCCTGCCGCTTTTGAAGCCGGTGACCGTCACCAACATCGTCGTCCAGTCGATCGCGATCTTCAACGATTTCACCAACCCGCTCTACTATCTTCCAGGCAAGGAGAACGTGACGGTGCAGCTGACGCTCTATAACTTCCAGAGCATGTACACGAGCCAGTACAATCTCCTGTTCATGAACATCCTCCTCGTGACGATCCCGCCGCTGATCGTCTTCATCTTCTTCAACCGGCAGATCGTCGCGGGCATGACGGCCGGCGCAGTCAAAGGGTAG
- a CDS encoding carbohydrate ABC transporter permease, translating to MTETRPRSRKSPYPLWFFIPAAIIYGVLFLVPTVSSLWFSLTRWDLSTAEFIGLENFRQFFSEPFLVKGLVNTLIYAVTTCGLKTVCGLLLAVLLTSNIFARGFLRTLVFFPVLVSTIGIGITFTVMMHPTRGIINVTLETLGIPGPGWLTNPALALFSVALVDVWKGVGLATLIFIAGLAAIRPDYYEAARIDGATRLQQFFRITLPLVRPATVIVVTLSLIGGLRSFDLIWAMTRGGPGFSSDVIASVIYKQYQAGFYGLSTAGNVILFALIAVIILPFTLWFNRREVEE from the coding sequence ATGACAGAGACACGCCCCCGCTCGCGCAAATCGCCCTACCCGCTGTGGTTTTTCATTCCGGCCGCAATCATCTACGGCGTGCTGTTTCTGGTTCCCACGGTCTCGTCACTCTGGTTCAGCCTGACGCGATGGGACCTTTCGACGGCTGAATTCATCGGACTCGAGAACTTCCGGCAATTCTTTTCCGAACCCTTCCTAGTCAAGGGGCTCGTCAACACACTGATCTACGCGGTGACGACCTGCGGCCTGAAGACGGTCTGCGGGCTGCTGCTTGCCGTGCTGCTGACCAGCAATATCTTCGCCCGCGGCTTCCTGCGCACGCTGGTCTTCTTTCCCGTCCTGGTCTCGACGATCGGCATCGGCATCACCTTCACGGTGATGATGCATCCGACCAGGGGCATCATCAATGTCACGCTCGAAACGCTCGGCATTCCGGGACCTGGATGGCTCACCAATCCGGCGCTGGCGCTTTTTTCGGTGGCTTTGGTCGACGTCTGGAAGGGTGTCGGCCTCGCCACCTTGATCTTCATCGCCGGGCTTGCCGCGATCCGCCCCGATTATTATGAGGCCGCGAGGATTGACGGCGCCACGCGTCTCCAGCAATTTTTCCGGATCACCCTGCCGCTCGTGCGTCCCGCCACTGTCATCGTAGTGACATTGTCGCTGATCGGCGGGCTTCGATCCTTTGACCTGATATGGGCGATGACCCGCGGCGGGCCTGGTTTCTCCTCCGATGTGATCGCCTCGGTCATCTACAAACAGTACCAGGCGGGTTTCTACGGCCTGTCGACGGCCGGAAACGTTATCCTGTTTGCGCTGATCGCCGTAATCATCCTGCCATTCACCCTGTGGTTCAACCGGCGCGAGGTCGAGGAATGA
- a CDS encoding ABC transporter substrate-binding protein, with protein sequence MTHRIKLILAGASALLALVAAGPSHAETTLSFLIDNNPDTVAAAEALVAAYQTKAPDVTIEIEPRAGGGEGDNIIKTRLATGEMSDVFLYNSGSLLQALKPAQTLVDLSGLASQAKVDEGFKSVVRADGKLYGVPFGTAMAGGILYNRKIYQDLGLSVPKTWADFMANNAKVKASGKVAVAQTYRDTWTSQLFVLADYYNLHAAVPNFAADYTANKAKYAETPAAMKGFERLKDVHDAGLMNEDFGAASYDDGLRMVATGEAAHYPMLSFAIGALKQNYPENLADVGFFAQPSDDAATNGLTVWMPPALYIPLTSQHAEEAKKFVDFAGSAEGCKIMVETNTVQGPPLIDGCGLPADVPPAVKDMLPYFEAKDKTTPALEFVSPVKGPALEQITVEVGSGIRQPADAAKLYDDDVRKQAKQLGLPNW encoded by the coding sequence ATGACACATCGGATAAAGCTCATTCTTGCGGGCGCGTCCGCGCTTTTGGCGCTGGTCGCGGCCGGTCCGTCGCATGCAGAAACCACGCTGTCATTCCTGATCGACAATAACCCGGACACGGTCGCGGCGGCCGAGGCACTGGTTGCCGCCTATCAGACAAAGGCGCCTGACGTGACGATCGAAATCGAGCCGCGGGCAGGAGGTGGCGAGGGTGACAACATCATCAAGACGCGCCTGGCGACGGGCGAGATGTCCGACGTGTTTCTCTATAATTCCGGCTCGCTGCTCCAGGCGCTGAAACCCGCGCAGACGCTTGTCGATCTGAGCGGTCTTGCGTCGCAGGCGAAGGTGGACGAAGGCTTCAAGTCGGTCGTCCGCGCCGACGGCAAGCTCTACGGTGTTCCCTTCGGCACGGCGATGGCGGGGGGCATCCTCTACAACAGGAAAATCTACCAGGACCTCGGCCTGTCAGTCCCTAAGACATGGGCGGACTTCATGGCGAACAACGCAAAGGTCAAGGCATCAGGCAAGGTCGCCGTGGCGCAGACCTATCGCGATACCTGGACCTCGCAGTTATTCGTTCTGGCGGACTATTACAACCTCCATGCCGCCGTGCCGAACTTCGCCGCCGACTACACTGCCAACAAGGCGAAATACGCAGAGACGCCGGCGGCCATGAAAGGCTTCGAACGGCTGAAGGACGTTCACGACGCTGGCCTGATGAACGAGGATTTCGGCGCGGCAAGCTATGACGATGGCCTCAGAATGGTGGCAACGGGCGAGGCAGCGCATTATCCAATGCTGAGCTTCGCAATCGGCGCGCTCAAGCAGAATTATCCCGAGAACCTCGCAGATGTCGGTTTCTTCGCGCAGCCGAGCGACGACGCGGCGACGAATGGCCTGACGGTCTGGATGCCGCCCGCCCTCTACATTCCCCTTACCAGTCAGCACGCAGAGGAAGCGAAGAAATTCGTGGATTTCGCAGGAAGCGCCGAAGGCTGCAAGATCATGGTGGAAACCAACACCGTGCAAGGGCCTCCCTTGATCGACGGCTGCGGTTTGCCTGCCGACGTACCGCCCGCGGTGAAGGACATGCTTCCCTATTTCGAGGCCAAGGACAAGACGACCCCGGCGCTGGAATTTGTTTCGCCGGTCAAGGGGCCGGCTCTCGAGCAGATCACCGTCGAGGTTGGCTCCGGTATTCGCCAGCCTGCCGACGCGGCAAAACTCTATGACGACGATGTGCGCAAACAGGCCAAGCAACTCGGCCTGCCCAACTGGTAG
- a CDS encoding alpha-L-rhamnosidase, protein MNFQPAAISGNLVSRVWSGDMIAPLSDGGQGTAASFVSKTFEHDGAKLPVELFISALGLYRCFINGVRVGSDLLTPGWTNYDDRLAYQRYDISNLLKPGLNRIEIWLADGWYRSPLMWGAQAIPNCWGDRIGAIADLIGADGTVLSTDTTWRSGVLPILKSGIYFGEVYDARQENYVETHGTERLPFDRELLVAHETAAVREMRPLAAVENWTDDEGRKIYDFGQNAGGYIRYTVRGTAGAEVRVEHSEVLGPNRHFDNRNYRTAAAHTVYTLRGDGDETYAPHFTFHGFRYARVTIKGDAKILVIASIPISSVPEPAGGFTSGNALVNRLVENTIWSQRANFVEVPTDCPQRDERLGWTGDAQVFAATACWLSDSQSFLRKYLRDVMADQREDGAVSHFSPDPTRLHPANFPGYAGSTGWGDAIVVIPWVLYTHYGDRAVLSECLDSMVRWVDFVWSISDGPLVRPPSRWGDRGFTFGDWLQPVGDNRKPRPTIADDCAATLYHFISTDLLARIAATLGEHALEEKMKQRANEIRLTFSNEFITPAGRLAHNDQTSYALAFLHNLIPAEHRQAAQQHFRQVIIDADYKIGTGFIGTPALLPALTKLGMDDLAEKVFLQEDVPGWLYQVSKGATTIWERWDSMAPDGTIYEPDMNSYNHYAYGAVCQWLFESVAGISPNPSAPGFAEVIVDPAPIPSLSPVSAHHDISQGRIEAGWQCDGNKVTYVLTLPEGCIGRFRPGKRHQNPSLNGEPVVEEAILPSGTHRLVFSLPTS, encoded by the coding sequence ATGAACTTTCAGCCGGCAGCCATCAGCGGCAACCTCGTTTCGCGCGTCTGGTCTGGGGACATGATCGCGCCGCTATCGGATGGCGGTCAGGGAACGGCCGCAAGCTTCGTCTCCAAGACTTTCGAACATGATGGCGCCAAGCTTCCCGTCGAGCTCTTTATCTCCGCACTTGGCCTCTACCGCTGCTTCATCAACGGCGTTCGCGTCGGCAGCGACCTGTTGACCCCAGGTTGGACGAACTACGACGATCGCCTTGCCTATCAGCGATACGACATCTCGAACCTGCTCAAGCCGGGCCTCAACCGCATCGAGATCTGGCTTGCCGACGGATGGTACCGATCGCCTTTGATGTGGGGCGCCCAGGCGATCCCGAATTGCTGGGGCGACAGGATCGGCGCCATTGCGGATCTGATCGGAGCTGATGGCACCGTTCTTTCCACCGACACCACATGGCGAAGCGGTGTTCTGCCGATCCTGAAGTCAGGGATCTATTTCGGCGAAGTCTACGACGCCCGCCAGGAAAACTACGTCGAGACCCACGGCACCGAGAGATTGCCCTTCGACAGAGAGCTGCTCGTCGCGCATGAAACTGCTGCGGTGCGCGAGATGCGGCCACTCGCCGCGGTCGAAAACTGGACCGACGATGAGGGCAGGAAGATCTATGATTTCGGCCAGAATGCCGGCGGCTACATCAGATATACGGTCCGGGGCACTGCCGGTGCCGAAGTCCGGGTGGAGCATTCGGAAGTTCTCGGTCCCAACCGTCATTTCGACAATCGCAACTATCGCACGGCCGCCGCACATACCGTCTACACGCTGCGGGGAGACGGCGACGAGACCTACGCGCCGCATTTCACCTTCCACGGCTTCCGTTATGCCAGGGTGACGATCAAGGGCGATGCGAAGATTCTTGTAATCGCGTCCATCCCGATCTCGTCGGTGCCCGAGCCTGCCGGCGGTTTCACCTCTGGCAATGCACTGGTCAATCGCCTCGTCGAAAATACCATCTGGTCGCAGCGCGCCAATTTCGTCGAAGTGCCGACCGATTGCCCGCAGCGCGACGAACGCCTGGGCTGGACGGGCGACGCCCAGGTCTTTGCCGCAACCGCATGCTGGCTGAGCGACAGCCAATCCTTCCTAAGGAAGTATCTGCGCGATGTGATGGCCGATCAGCGCGAGGATGGCGCCGTCTCACATTTTTCGCCGGATCCGACGCGCTTGCATCCGGCCAATTTCCCGGGCTATGCCGGCTCGACCGGCTGGGGCGACGCGATCGTCGTCATCCCCTGGGTACTCTATACCCATTACGGCGACCGGGCCGTTCTGTCGGAGTGCCTGGATTCGATGGTGCGCTGGGTCGATTTCGTCTGGTCAATCTCGGATGGTCCGCTCGTGCGTCCGCCCTCGCGTTGGGGCGACCGAGGTTTCACCTTCGGCGACTGGCTGCAGCCGGTCGGCGACAACAGGAAGCCTCGTCCGACGATCGCCGACGACTGCGCGGCCACGCTCTATCACTTCATCTCGACCGACCTTCTGGCAAGGATCGCAGCCACTCTCGGCGAGCATGCCCTTGAAGAAAAGATGAAACAGCGCGCAAACGAGATCCGGCTGACATTTTCCAACGAGTTCATCACGCCCGCGGGACGGCTTGCCCACAACGACCAGACATCCTACGCCCTGGCCTTCCTTCACAACCTGATACCGGCAGAGCACAGGCAAGCTGCACAGCAGCATTTCCGGCAGGTGATCATCGATGCCGACTACAAGATCGGCACCGGTTTCATCGGCACGCCCGCCCTGCTGCCGGCGCTGACGAAGCTCGGCATGGACGATCTGGCAGAAAAGGTCTTCTTGCAGGAGGATGTGCCGGGCTGGCTCTACCAGGTGTCAAAAGGGGCGACGACGATCTGGGAGCGCTGGGATTCCATGGCGCCTGACGGCACCATCTACGAACCCGACATGAACAGCTACAACCATTATGCCTATGGCGCTGTCTGCCAATGGCTGTTCGAAAGCGTCGCCGGAATTTCGCCGAACCCGAGCGCACCCGGATTTGCCGAGGTGATCGTCGATCCGGCGCCGATTCCGTCGCTTTCGCCGGTATCGGCCCATCATGATATCAGCCAGGGGCGCATCGAGGCCGGCTGGCAGTGCGACGGCAACAAGGTCACCTATGTGCTGACCCTTCCGGAGGGCTGCATCGGCCGGTTCCGGCCCGGAAAACGGCATCAAAACCCGTCGCTCAACGGAGAGCCTGTTGTCGAGGAAGCCATTCTTCCCTCTGGGACGCACCGACTGGTCTTTTCCCTACCCACTTCCTGA